From the Miscanthus floridulus cultivar M001 unplaced genomic scaffold, ASM1932011v1 os_2356_2_3, whole genome shotgun sequence genome, the window TGTCATTTGTTCAAATTTGGCTACTTATTAATTGTACTGAGCATTAACTCTTTATAAACTAGACCCTTAAGATTACCATAAAATCCAAAGATGCATACTCTTTTCTTTTTGGATTAATCTTGTATTTTTTTGGCCTCTCCACGAATATGGCGGCTTCTTTTAACATATAATAGATAATGGATTGTCAATTTGAGATTTCACACCGACGATTTCTCGTTGTCGGTAAAAACATGTCAATTTGGCAATTTTCCATCCAACTTTTCCGTGTCTGCCTGATCAATGGCATCAAAACGTGCCCGGACAAAAAGTGATGTGTCCACTCAACAAGGCAAGGTACTACATGAAGTCATGAACCATTTAGCAATCTAGAGTGGACCGAGTGGACAAGAGGGCAAGCGTCCGTCAACTTTTCACCTTCTTTTGAGAAAACAGGTCTATATCTTTTGAAACTGCACCAGTGATTTGCGTACTAGCATGGCCCCGTTCacatgcccttaaacccggcttgatccgcttatttttttcatccggaacaatatttttttctcacaaattcatccagtATTCCTCCAAAccctccagattcctccagaattcagacaagcaaACATTTTTAGGCTAACGATTGCTTTGATTTGGTGTCGAAGCTAGGGCATTCGGTCAGTAGTACTTTGATGAATAGTAGCGCTTTGTTGTATGCATTATTACATGTAACTGCTCCCAGGGGGTGTTGTGCTGCACCATATAAAGTTTTTACTGACCTTCAACGGTCACTACTCCCTCCGTGGAACGGTAGTTTTATCTTAAATCAAACTTGtttagttttaaccaaatttatgaAAAAGTATGTTCTCatctataatatcaaataaataaacTATCAATATATATTTCTTGTGTATTTAATGAATTTTATttgattttatagatatatgTACCAACCTTAGTCGATTAGGGATTCCTTTGTAAACCCTACCTCTAGGGATGGCAGCGGGGCGCGGGCCAGGACCAGGTGGAGCATCCGCACACCCACACCCGAAATCTGGCATTCAAATCCGCCCCGACCCCGAACAGGACTTCGGGTCTAAAAGGCACACCCGTCCCTAAAGTCGATGTCCCCCGAAACTCGAGCAGAAAATGAAGAACGAGGAACTCAGGATTAGAGTAGAGGAGTAGGGGGTGCATGGCCAACAACCTGCAACATGCTTCCCCAACTAGAGCTTGCCGCCGCATGGGAGAACGACCAGATCCACGACCGTGAGGGAACGGTGGAGCAACCACAAGAGAAGGGGGCGACCAGGCAGAACGACTAGAGAGTGGAGAGGTAGAGGGTCGGTCGTTCTGCTTCCTCTACCTCGCGGCATCGCTTGTAGAGTGTGGGAAAAAGGGAGGAGGCCGAGCACTCAAGCGGATATAGATACGAAGAGAGCCACAGAGTTTTCTGCGTGCATGCCACAAAGTCTTCTGCGTGCGGTGTGGTAGACGGGAGCGAGGGCTAGGGGGAGCCTATAGTTAGGGACTTGGGGTTAGTAAAAAGGGTTGGCCGAATGGCCCATGGGCTTTATCTTAATGTATTTGTAGGCTAAATTCAATCATTCATGCATATGGACCTTAACTTTAGGGTTCCGATACACCCGTAGGGGAATAATAAAACCCATCCCCGCACCCGCCCAGATTCCAGTCCTCGAGCACCAGACCCGTGGGGACaaaacaacccccccccccctaccCCATCGGGTCTAAAAGTTGTGGGTTTTGGTTCTAACACCCGATCGGCAGGATCGATTCTCCACCATCATCAGCACCACACTCCTAGTGGACAATGCATGGTTCCTATTCAACTAGATGTAGGGTACCTATGTCCGAACTAGTATATACCCGTGTCCTATGTATTACCGTGATACACTGATCACACTAGCCGGATGCTCGATCCATGCCTCCATCGACACTTATTATGTACTAGCTCTTGCACATGTCCATAATTGGTTCTTTAATATCCCCCCTTGGATCTAGCATTCTTGAAATTAGAGCATAAATATGTCCTCGACAATAGGAACCAGCCTCTGACAGAGAGCACATCATAGTTAGCTGTAGTTATGAATCAATAAACACATAATTGAGTGATAAAATATATAACTAAACATACCTTTTGCTTGTATGTCATGATTATCCAAGGATAAGTATTGACGTTCCCCGAGTCCTCCATCAAGGTCGGCATGAATCAGTGCCAAATGGTAAAACCACGAAATGATTCAACCTAGAAATGTTTCTGGTTTCCTACCTGTGAACGTGAAACAGGTTGAAGAGTAGTTTCACAGTTATTCTCTTCCGTTTCTTTTGCCTTCTTTATGTGCTAGTAATTTGTAACTTTTAGTTGCATTCTATTTTTTTAGTTCAACAAGTTAAAATGTGTTGTATTTAAGTTGCTTTTGAACCACAAAAAGCTTGTTTTTTTGaaacatatttttatttatatgacTTGAAGAAAAATATCTTTTCTAATCAATTAGAATCTAGTCTACTAGCTAAACAATTTTATAAAGTGATTCCAATTCATTACCTGACGTTTCTAAAGAGAATCTAGATCCAAAATATTTCTATCAGAATCCAAATCCCTAAGAAACGCACCCTAAAATTTTATCAAACTTTTGAAACCTCAATAGTCAATAACCTTTACTAGAATTTAAGTTTAGAAACATAGAAATTACGAGTAAAATTGTCTTTAAAAGTAATTTCACAATTCCATGCGCTTTATTAGATATCGTAAACACATTTTGAACACATTTTTAATAGAAAATAGTCAAAATACTCTAAATAAAAAGCAGTAAAAATGGGCAAATGTAGGAAGCGTATAAATTTAACTCACTTATACCAAGTTTGTTAGCAAATGGACCTTTAACCATTGTAGTATTTATTTTAAAAGTAGTTTAACTCAAAACTATATATTTCGTTGAATGTTATGCAAAATTAGGTATGTTCGATCCATAGAGTTAATAGTTACCTGCTAACAGTGAGTTCTTTTCTATTCAAACCGGTCTGATCTAGCTAATTATTAGCTGATCTCACTTGTTAGGAGCTAATACTTAGCTAGCTAAAATTAGCTCTGacctattagctagctaactattagcaaTTAACAACGAATTCAAACCGGGCCCCAGCAACTCCCAAGAGCTTCTTTATACGGTTCCTTATTGATAGGAAGAGATTTTGGTTAAAAAATAATCTTCAACAACTTATTTTAATTAGATCTCCAAAATGTTGATATCATCTATTTTGGATCTCTCGCTAGTTAAAAATAAAGACTAAGATTGACTCTCTAGAGTTATAGATAGGCAACGGGCCGGCCTGGCTCgacacggcacggcacgggcccgtgccaggcaCAACTCGAAGGGGGTTAGGCCAGCACGACACGCCGTGCCGAGCAGGGCGTCATGCTGACCGGCGGCCCAGGCACGACCTGCTGGCCGTTTTTTGGGCCGGACTGGCCTGAGAAGCACGGGCAGTCCACCGTGTCGGGCTAGCGTAGGGCCCACGAGGAAACGCGAGCAGCCAGAgagaggaggaaggggaggaaGTGCAAGCAACTGGAGATGGCAGTGGCTGCCGCGAGCTTGCCCTTGAGGCCCTTGACACCGGATCTGGCGTTGGGGTGAAGCTCGGGGTTGGCACGCTCGCTCCCGCGGCGACCAATGCCGGTTCCTAGCGGTGTCGCTCGACGAGATGGAGGGGGCGTCGCCGTCCGCCGTCATCGCTGTGAGCGAGGAGGTCGTGCGAGGAGAGGGAGGAGACGCTCGGCTGTCGTGCTGCGTGAGCTAGGGAAGGGGAGGAGGCGTCCCACGTCCGCGCTTGCCTCGCGGCCTCGCCCGATGCGAGGGAAGGGGATGGGGCATCGCGACGTAGAGGTGAGAGGAGCGAATGCAACGCGGGGAGAGGGCTCCTCTGCGCGGTTGGAGGGGAAGAAAGTTTAGTAGGCCTTTAGAGTTGGGGGGAGGCGTGGGGCTCTTAGCAGACTGGGCCGCCATCGGGCTATGCGCAATGGATCGGGCGGTGTCGTGCTGGCACATCGTGCCTGGGGCCCAGGCACGACCTGCTGTTTCGGGCTGTGCCGGCCCAGGCCCGATCACCACCGTGCCAGGCCGTGCTCATGCCGGGCCAAAAATACGGGCTTCGTGCCGAGCCGTCAGGCCACGGACTGCATGACCATATATATCTAGAGTTGTATGAGGCATAAAGAAACTATTGAGAGATGAAAAGACATAGAAAACAATTTTTATTTAAATTGGTCTTTAAATAACAATTTAAAAAGTGAGTTTAACCAAGACGTTAGAAAGTGAAAGTTGAACAAGCTTTTCAAAACAGCCGTTTCAGCGACAAGAGCTGAAAATTGGTGCTGTGGCCAACTGGCCACACATTTCCACGCCCTGTACTGACCTATGCGGTATTGCGGTATGCCCGCCGTATGCCGTATCTAGTTCACGGAATCACGTCACGGCGCCCCACAAAATCTCGTCGCGGCCTCGCGGGTCTGGGCTCCGCGTCCGCGGCACCGTACACCGGCGAGCGGAGATCGTTGCCGCACCCAATGGCCGCCATCGTAGCACCAAAACCCCTCCCGTTCCTCACCACCCTCACCACCCGCTCCTCACTTGCCCGCTTACCCACTCGGCGTTCCACCCAAACCTCCTGTTCCAGTGCCGGCCGCCGCGGTCCCGCTGTCGCGGCCACTCCTCGTCCCGGCGTAGCTTGCAGGGTCCATTCCTGCCTTAGGTCTCTTCTCCCTCCCAGCGCGGCAGCCTCGCCCCCAACCGCGGCAGCGGCGGAAGGTATTAGGCGCGTATGAATTTGTGCTTTGTTGCAAAGTTGACTGGATAATGTTATAATTGTGTGTCTCTGATTTCTGAAGGCATGTCTGACCCGGAGCTGAGGCTGGTGCTCGAGCTCGCTACCGACGAGGAGCTGATGGAGGTGGAAGAGATCCTCTACGGCACCAGGTTTGAGTGCTTCCTGATTTTCGCTCATGCTGTTTTGCCTATTTAGCTCTGATATGAGTTCCTCAGATGGTTTGGATGATAGTATTGGGTTCTTAAGACAAAACTGGATGAGTTAATCTGGGATTCTGATAATGGTGTGCATCTGAAGTAAGTGACTGGGTATGTATGCAGCAAGCAAGTGCAGATTGATACTGTGTTTTGTTTGATTACTCTAATGCAATCTTTGGGTAGCGGTGCCATTGTGCCAGATTCAGTGCCTATTGCAGTTTGTATTTGGTGCTAGCTAATAGTAACTTCCATGTCTCAAAGTTCAGTAATAGTGACAAAGATGCTTGATTAAATACAACATATGTGGCAAGTGTGATTCCACCTCTGCTACTAACTCCGATTTCAAATGCTGGCCGTTTTAGACCTGTGTAATAAGATTAAGAAAGTAGATTGTTGACACTCAAAATTTTGGTCTTTGCGTCAAAATAGATCAAATGCTAGCCTCATTTGTACTATATTGAGTAGATCACTCATTTATAAATGGTAGTGTTTATATTTATTAAGCAGGGTTAAGGATGGAAGAAAAGGGTAAAATATTCAAAGAAATTCTAGGATGACTTACACTGAAAGAAAAGTTGCGAAGGCAGAAATGACCTACATTTAGATTTTGGATTGGATGGACTAACTGCATACGCAACAGGAATGCATAAGTGGTAACTTCAGTTGCTACACCTTTGTAGAATAAAATGTATATGCATTGTAATGTATAATCTATGAGACAAAGATGATGGGGACTGGAAGTTTATGCAAGATAGTGGCCACAAAGGACTTAGTATTGTTTTTATGTTAAAAGGTAaatctctttctctttctcttttgtgTTCTTCTGCTTATTGGTCTGATATTAAGAATTTGGAAAACAGTTGGCTTGTCCTTGTTTCCTTTTTCTTGATTCGGTCTTTAATTTGCTCACTTATTTAATTGGACCTACTCACCTACCTGATTTTTCTACATGGAGAGTACCATAGAATGTTAGTATGGTGCTATCTCTTCATATCATACTGTTCCTCTGTTCACCTTCTCGAAATTAATGTTCCTTTTGTATTTCCTTTGTTCACAGCTATTTTAGTCCATTGCTAAAGTCAATTGCAAGAAGACCGAACTCAGATGGTGTTGTTGTTTTGGATGATATCGAGGAGAGAGATCATTTCATCTCAAAATTAGAGTCAAGGTTCCTGTATCTTGCTGCAGATGCTCGCTCTATCATAAGGTCAGTCAAGGAGCTCTTTTGTTGACCTATCTCTAATTGAAAAAAGGGGAAAAAATGGTCCCATGACAGTGAAAGATCATGGCTATAGAAATACAGCACCAAACTGATCTAGTACACTTTAATACCAATGAGAGGTACAACGGTTAGAAATATATCACACAGTCATGTTTTCAGTCAATCTCGCCGTCTTCCTTTTCCATCTCATACCCGTTGCCTACAGCGCTCTCTTCCTCCAATCCCCAGTGATGCTTGTGGATAAGGATGATAACGATATGGAACGGTATTACAATATGGAAAATGAAAACAGTCGGTTTCGAATTTCCCATATTTGTGGAATGAACAAATAAGAAAACAGTAAAAAACTCCATATCCACGAGGGGGCGCCCTACCAAACCCAGGTCCACCGTAGTCCACAACAAACCAAGGCCTTTCTTGGATGCTGAATTGTACTAGGACTTGAGACTAATCTCCCATGTATACTTGTAATCTTTCCGCCTCAGGCCTAACTGAACTCAAAAGATAGCCCCGTCACCATGTGGCCCTGAGGTGTTTCCTGACCATGAGCTAGCTTTGATACCTCTTGTTAGTGCTAGTGGATCCGGTCTAGCTTGCTATACCTACGAGTCGGTGTCCTAGGTCCACTAGAGCTCACAACAAACCAAGTTCTCTGGCCTAACTCAACCAAAAAGGCAGCCTAATGCTGAGGAGTGCCTCCACCTTATATGTTCTACTAACCCACCATCAGTTTCTGGGGTGGGACTAAACCTAACAAAACAGTTGTGAAATCGTTTGAAAATGACAACTTTTATATTTTGCTAAAATTGGAAACGATATCATAATATGAAAACTACATCAAACGGTATTGAATTTCCCGAACCCGCTTTTTTCATCCCTACTTGTGAAGGCAACTGGCAACCACAGGCTGGCAACCTCAACACTGCTACTAAAATCTGTCTCAAGGTGTTGCCTCTGGCCTGTACCTTTTATCTGCCCCGCCTGTTGCCCAGATGCTGAGTGACACATTCTCTGCCACCAGGAGATCCAGCAAAGCCACCTGCTGCCATGGGAGGCACTGGCAGAGGAGGAGAGTGGGTGGGGTTGCAGCAGCGTGAGGAGGTGAAGGTGCCATGGCGAGGTTGCTTCACCAATCTCTACTGGAACCAACCATGGCACAGCTCGAGCAAGTTTGAAGTGATTTAATTCTAAACCGATTGGATTTAGGTCTAATTGTTGATTGATATCGAGCTGCTACATCAGGTCGGGAGCGATTCAATGCCTTGCTTGTCCCTATGTGTATGGATTCAATTTGGAAGAGAGATTTAGTTGAGCTCTGAAACTGGATTCTAGTCTACACTGTTGTGAAGAAGTCCATCTGATGGTAGGGGCAAGTGATCTGGAGAGCGACACAGGCTGACAGGGAGGAATGTGTGTGATCAGACATTGTGGTGGGAATTGCTCCTTAGACGTGTCACAGTAGCAGCGGTCTGAAAACAATGAagggtggaggaggaagaggtgCTCAGGCATCTGTCAATGGTGAAGAAGACGGGCTAAATGGAGACAACGAGGGATGGACAGAACTCTAGGAAGACTGACGGGGTGGTACATTTCTGAATGGCGCAATCTTTCAGTGACATTAGTGTACCAGGTCACTTAAGTGGTATATTTCTAAAACCATGATCTTTTGATTTCCCAAAACCAATTTTCCTTAAATGACCATTGCTAAATTGATTACATTCTTAGTCAGCTCGCTGTAGTTCATCATTTTCTTGAAGCTTGTACAAGAACATTTTGCACTTTTCTCTGATTGTTCTTCATAGGAGGTGGAGACCATCATACAGAGATGTCTTGCTCAGAGTAAGAAAAAAAATTGGTGTTCGATGCTCTAGCAAATTGTGTACTGCAGACCTTGAGGCAGAAATATTTCTTCACCTTGTGGATGAATATTCAAGGTACTTACCCATAAGCATACCTTAAAAAGGGTCCTTGGATAAGCATTAGCTTTGTATCCTCATATACAACATAGTATACTATGCTAGTTTTCAGCCCATACAACTCTATTCGTTCATTAAATGTAGATCCTCTTGTGAGTCCACTATTCTCAAAGTACCTTTGAATTTCCACACATCAGCCGCATGAAAGACCAACTTTCATTTCCATGGGATAAACAAAAATCTCCAAAAGAAACCTCTAGCCTTGGTGCAAACAACTGGAAGGTGCTTACTTATGTGGCTTGGAGGATTGGAACAAAGGGAATGGAAAATACCTTTCTAAAGGTTCTTTGCAATCCTCATTTTTCTATCCTTTTCCTTTCTAATCCTCTCATTTTTCCACTAATTTAAATTTTCTTCTTTATGGAAGGGTGGTAGTGCATTGACTTTGAAAACAATATATGAATCGGTATGTTATAGTCTTTATTTTGAAATATTGaatgctactccctccattctaaattgtaagtcattttgaGCTTTTGGCTTTTGTTGTGCACCTAGATATATGCTGTGCATACATagtaaaaattatgtatctagaaaagccaaaagacctacaatttggaatggagggactaCTTGTTCTCACTGCATTATTGTTTTTCATTAATTTCACTTACCATACCATTAATATAGTTAGCCAGTAGACTGTCTGGAAAACTGCTGAAGGAGGCTGCAAATTATGAGATAAAGAAAGAACTTGTTAAACAGGTATACCTATTTGTATTGATATTTTGCTATATTGTTCCTGATTTTATGTGCTCATTTGGAAATTGTTGACTGACCAATATATCCTTTCAGCTGTTCCACGTTGTTTTTGCTCGAATTACCTATAGCGTTTCTTATCTTAATATAGGCATTTTCTTTCCATTTGCATATCGACAAATGCATTGCAACTTGTATGAATAGACTATACTCGCACATTGCATTTAATATTTGCTAGCTTCCTCCGTCCACAAAGGGATGCAACTATGAGATTTGTGAAAGTCAAATTAGCTtaattttgatcaagtttattgtgaatagtactccctccgttccaaattatagttggtttgactttttttaccccaagtttgaccactcgtcttattcaaaaaatttgtgccaacatagtcaaatttaagtcattcttgaagaatttttgttaataaagcaagccgcaacaaaagaagtgatatttgcaaaaaaatttcaataagacgagtggtcaaacttgaggtaaaaaaagtcaaacgatctataatttggaacggatttagtattaacatttatgtctccaactaGGTTTAATAcggaaatatatttcataattcatTTAATTGTACTTATCTCGTATCataaaatattagtattttttttatataactttgaTAAAATTTTAAATCGCTTGGCTCCTTGAAAAGTGAGAAGTGCATCCTTTTGTAGACGGAGAGAGTGCCATCTTAATTGAATTAATGTTGGAAAGTACTGATCTTTTTAATGTACAGGGTGGGCGGTTGGCTGCTGTTAACCTGGAGTCTAGAGCTGGTTTGCTTGCAGCTAGGCAGGTAATATGATCTTCTGTTACTAGCAAGTACATATGTCCAATCCTCACACATATATCTAAGATTGCACCATTCAGGTGTCACGTTTCAATAGTCCTCCTTGAATATTTGCAGGGTTTGGCTCGGGCAGCATcgagatatgttggactcaggAGTGTCATGACATTTCTTGGACCAATGTATGCTTCTAGTAGTCTGAAACTGTTACTTCCCATTTTGTTTTAAGAAAATCATTATTAGTCTCTGAATAATTCTACCACGTTCAAACACCGGTGTTATTTTGAGCAGTTTACACtgttattttttttgtttattgctGGATGATATTTTAATTGCTTCATAATCCTTTAGTATCGACCTTGAGCGGTTGGGCCACAAACCATATAAATCAGAATCCCTTCATGGAGTGGTATATCATGTCATGCCAACATGCCCTATTAGTAATTAAATATCCTTTCTTTGTACTTAACTTTGC encodes:
- the LOC136534854 gene encoding uncharacterized protein produces the protein MPYLVHGITSRRPTKSRRGLAGLGSASAAPYTGERRSLPHPMAAIVAPKPLPFLTTLTTRSSLARLPTRRSTQTSCSSAGRRGPAVAATPRPGVACRVHSCLRSLLPPSAAASPPTAAAAEGMSDPELRLVLELATDEELMEVEEILYGTSYFSPLLKSIARRPNSDGVVVLDDIEERDHFISKLESRFLYLAADARSIIRRWRPSYRDVLLRVRKKIGVRCSSKLCTADLEAEIFLHLVDEYSSRMKDQLSFPWDKQKSPKETSSLGANNWKVLTYVAWRIGTKGMENTFLKGGSALTLKTIYESLASRLSGKLLKEAANYEIKKELVKQGGRLAAVNLESRAGLLAARQGLARAASRYVGLRSVMTFLGPILWGTLLADIVIQMLGTDYARIVQAIYAFAQIRLTRTSYIEPDEE